From the Nitrospira sp. CR1.1 genome, one window contains:
- a CDS encoding formate/nitrite transporter family protein — protein sequence MDYVKPYGVVESMLAGGALKLSLPPRQLLLRGMLAGAYLGIGTSMAVTVAVETGYWILGSLLFPFGLALAILLGAEIITGSFALLPVAAADGQKNAGLSQVFANWGWVFLGNLLGSVLYAALFAIALTTAGDAPINAVGNKLIAIAQAKTTYYASHGSAGLLAAFTKGILCNWMVSLAVVAAYMSTSLPGKFVAIWGPTLLFFSQGFEHAVVNMFLMPVGMMLGADISLSTWWLWNQIPVTLGNLAGGMVFTGLAIYAAHRTTAPAAAQAPAQPVNAGSDQAGYSPSY from the coding sequence ATGGACTATGTGAAACCCTACGGCGTGGTGGAGAGTATGTTGGCCGGTGGCGCCCTCAAGTTGAGTTTGCCACCACGCCAGCTATTGCTGCGCGGCATGTTGGCCGGTGCGTATCTGGGGATCGGGACGAGCATGGCCGTCACAGTGGCCGTCGAAACCGGCTATTGGATCCTGGGAAGTCTGCTCTTTCCGTTCGGCCTGGCGTTGGCTATTCTGCTCGGCGCGGAGATCATCACGGGAAGCTTCGCGCTCCTCCCTGTCGCCGCGGCCGACGGCCAGAAAAACGCCGGACTGTCTCAGGTGTTTGCGAATTGGGGGTGGGTCTTCCTGGGCAATCTCCTCGGAAGCGTGCTCTATGCGGCGTTGTTCGCGATCGCGTTGACCACGGCAGGCGATGCGCCGATCAATGCGGTCGGCAATAAATTGATTGCGATTGCGCAAGCCAAAACCACCTACTACGCCTCACACGGTTCCGCGGGGCTTCTCGCGGCATTCACCAAAGGCATATTATGTAACTGGATGGTCAGTCTCGCCGTTGTCGCGGCCTACATGTCGACGTCGTTGCCCGGGAAATTTGTCGCGATCTGGGGCCCGACCCTCTTGTTCTTTTCGCAAGGGTTCGAACATGCCGTGGTCAATATGTTTCTCATGCCGGTCGGCATGATGCTCGGCGCGGACATCAGCCTCTCCACCTGGTGGCTCTGGAACCAGATTCCCGTGACGCTGGGGAATCTGGCTGGCGGCATGGTCTTTACGGGACTGGCGATCTATGCGGCGCATCGGACGACGGCCCCGGCCGCAGCTCAGGCTCCGGCTCAGCCCGTCAACGCCGGGAGCGATCAGGCCGGATATTCACCGTCGTATTAG